A window of the Tachyglossus aculeatus isolate mTacAcu1 chromosome 2, mTacAcu1.pri, whole genome shotgun sequence genome harbors these coding sequences:
- the LOC119949142 gene encoding hemoglobin subunit epsilon — translation MVHLSAEEKSAVNSLWGKVNVEEHGGEALARLLVVYPWTQRFFDSFGNLSSASAILGNPKVKAHGKKVLTSFGDAVKNLDNLKGTFAKLSELHCDKLHVDPENFRLLGNVLVVVLARHFGKDFTPEVQAAWQKLVAGVASALAHKYH, via the exons ATGGTGCATCTGAGCGCTGAGGAGAAGTCTGCCGTCAACAGCCTTTGGGGCAAGGTGAACGTGGAGGAGCATGGAGGCGAAGCCCTGGCCAG GCTGTTGGTTGTCTACCCCTGGACCCAGAGGTTCTTCGACTCCTTCGGCAACCTGTCCTCCGCCTCCGCTATTCTGGGAAACCCCAAGGTCAAGGCCCATGGGAAGAAGGTGCTGACTTCCTTTGGCGATGCCGTCAAGAACCTCGACAACCTCAAGGGCACCTTCGCCAAGCTGAGTGAACTGCACTGCGACAAGCTCCATGTGGACCCCGAGAACTTCAGG ctcctggggAACGTGCTGGTCGTGGTCCTGGCCCGTCACTTCGGCAAGGACTTCACTCCCGAGGTGCAGGCTGCCTGGCAGAAGCTGGTGGCCGGTGTGGCCAGTGCCCTGGCCCACAAGTACCACTGA